In Haliaeetus albicilla chromosome 3, bHalAlb1.1, whole genome shotgun sequence, the following are encoded in one genomic region:
- the LOC138684614 gene encoding feather keratin 1-like yields MQRQHACCKMLACAKAAPPPRALSDQHKSSPAPLSLTHFSQRLLLHRQQGPLRTTDMACYDLCRPCGPTPLANSCNEPCVRQCEDSRVVIQPPAVLVTLPGPILSSFPQSTAVGSSSSAAVGNVLSSQGVPVSSGGFGFGGLGCFGGARGCYPC; encoded by the exons atgcaaaGGCAGCATGCTTGCTGCAAAATGCTGGCATGCGCAAAGGCTGCCCCACCCCCTCGGGCGCTCAGCGACCAGCATAAAAGCAGCCCAGCACCTCTCTCCCTCACGCACTTCTCTCAACGCCTTCTCCTCCACCGTCAACAAG GGCCCCTCCGCACCACAGACATGGCCTGCTACGACCTCTGCCGCCCCTGCGGACCCACCCCGCTGGCTAACAGCTGCAAcgagccctgtgtcaggcagtgcGAGGACTCCCGCGTCGTCATCCAGCCTCCCGCCGTGCTGGTCACCCTGCCAGgacccatcctcagctccttcccccagagcACCGCCGTCGGATCCTCCTCATCGGCTGCCGTGGGCAACGTCCTCAGCTCCCAGGGAGTGCCCGTCTCCTCCGGCGGCTTCGGCTTCGGAGGCCTGGGCTGCTTCGGCGGCGCAAGAGGCTGCTACCCCTGCTAA
- the PYCR3 gene encoding pyrroline-5-carboxylate reductase 3, with amino-acid sequence MEAAELRVGFVGAGRMAGGLARGLLRAGKVPASSILASAPSDKNLDAWRESGCRTTHCNLEVLQESTLVFLATKPHILPGVLQEIRPAVGSHHIVVSLVAGVTLQTLQRLLPAGTKVLRLMPNLPCVVQAGAMVFARGSGASDEEAALLKSLLSSCGLCEEVPESYINIHTGLSGSGVAYVYLFAEALAEGAVKMGMPGSLASRIAAQTLLGAAKMMLESGEHPAKLRGDVCTPGGTTIHALHQLEKGALRATVMNAVEAATNRARDMAKD; translated from the exons ATGGAGGCGGCGGAGCTGCGGGTGGGATTCGTGGGTGCCGGGCGGATGGCGGGCGGCCTGGCCCGGGGGCTGCTGCGGGCAG GGAAGGTACcagccagcagcatcctggccAGCGCTCCCTCGGACAAAAACCTGGATGCCTGGCGG GAGTCGGGCTGCCGGACCACACACTGCAACctggaggtgctgcaggagAGCACCCTGGTCTTCCTGGCCACCAAACCCCACATCCTGCCGGGCGTCCTGCAGGAGATCCGTCCCGCTGTGGGATCCCACCACATCGTTGTCTCGCTGGTGGCTGGCGTCACCCTCCAGACACTGCAGCGG CTTCTCCCCGCCGGGACCAAGGTGCTGCGGCTCATGCCCAACCTGCCGTGTGTGGTGCAGGCAGGGGCGATGGTCTTCGCCCGGGGCAGTGGTGCCAGTGACGAGGAAGCCGCCCTGCTGAAGAGCCTGCTGTCCTCCTGCGGGCTCTGCGAGGAGGTCCCCGAATCCTACATCAACATCCACACCGGCCTCAGCGGCAGCGGGGTGGCCTAC GTCTACCTGTTTGCCGAAGCTTTGGCCGAGGGAGCGGTGAAGATGGGCATGCCGGGCAGCTTAGCCAGCAGGATCGCGGCTCAGACGCTGCTG GGTGCAGCAAAGATGATGCTGGAGTCGGGGGAGCACCCGGCGAAGCTGCGAGGAGATGTCTGCACGCCCGGGGGTACCACCATCCACGCGCTGCACCAGCTGGAGAAGGGTGCGCTACGGGCCACCGTCATGAACGCCGTGGAGGCGGCCACCAACCGGGCTCGTGACATGGCCAAGGACTAG
- the GFUS gene encoding GDP-L-fucose synthase, with translation MTEAAGLVPKRILVTGGTGLVGRAIEKVVADGEGRPDEEWIFVSSRDADLTNAAETKALFEQHKPTHVIHLAAMVGGLFKNIRYNLDFWRRNIHINDNVLHSAYETGVQKVVSCLSTCIFPDKTTYPIDETMIHNGPPHSSNFGYSYAKRMIDIQNRGYFEQHGCRFTAVIPTNVFGPHDNFNIEDGHVLPGLIHKVYLAKQTGSALTVWGTGKPRRQFIYSLDLARLFLWVLREYDEVEPIILSVGEEDEVSIREAAEAIVEAMDFRGELVFDTTKADGQFKKTASNAKLRRYLPGFQFTPFRQAVKETCTWFSTNYANARK, from the exons ATGACGGAGGCAGCGGGGCTGGTGCCCAAACGCATCCTGGTGACGGGTGGCACCGGCTTGGTGGGGAGAGCCATCGAGAAGGTGGTGGCTGATGGAGAGGGGCGGCCAGATGAGGAGTGGATCTTTGTGTCCTCCAGAGACGCCGACTTGAC GAATGCCGCGGAGACCAAAGCCCTGTTCGAGCAGCACAAGCCCACCCACGTCATCCATCTGGCCGCCATGGTTGGGGGCCTCTTCAAAAACATCCGCTACAACCTGGATTTTTGG AGGAGAAACATCCATATCAATGACAACGTCCTACACTCAGCCTACGAGACGGGAGTGCAGAAGGTGGTCTCCTGCCTCTCTACCTGCATCTTCCCAGACAAGACGACGTACCCCATCGATGAGACTATG ATTCACAACGGGCCACCTCACAGCTCCAATTTTGGCTACTCCTACGCCAAGAGGATGATCGACATCCAGAATAG GGGCTACTTCGAGCAGCACGGCTGCCGCTTCACCGCCGTCATCCCCACCAATGTCTTCGGGCCACACGACAACTTCAACATCGAGGATGGCCACGTCTTGCCAGGACTCATCCACAAGGTCTACCTGGCCAAAC AGACTGGCTCCGCTCTGACCGTCTGGGGCACGGGCAAGCCCAGGAGACAGTTCATCTACTCCCTG GACCTGGCCCGGCTCTTCCTTTGGGTCCTGCGGGAATATGATGAGGTGGAGCCCATCATTTTGTCAG TGGGAGAAGAAGATGAAGTCTCCATCAGAGAGGCAGCAGAGGCGATCGTGGAGGCCATGGATTTCAGGGGAGAACTTGTT TTTGACACTACCAAAGCAGATGGGCAGTTCAAGAAGACGGCCAGCAATGCCAAGCTACGGCGCTACCTGCCCGGCTTCCAGTTCACACCCTTCAGGCAAG ccgTGAAGGAGACCTGCACCTGGTTCAGCACCAACTATGCCAACGCCAGGAAGTGA
- the LOC138684848 gene encoding protein brambleberry-like isoform X2: MLSRSRWAFCFSVLLLGFLGGWASAPPPEESGTPPELGIPPHIPFEMITGDDRFQAEATSWELSPLDSCHCQVTVRLRSSCADLSEEEEEDAAKLGVDLVNCPASAEGHRTYPCTPDMEGQEERPAGWLRQRPETPIHPSLQRPALGETLITDGQHWVAQLMEDITQRMGNVSSRGAAGLREGHRVVLSDIHHTREKDQDVYSQLESNLALLLAQQRRVEEVMEKLRQVNQSLGLMLATMEDAQSRLENHLQHLHADLDPAGWSPSAISTCILHGSYFVLLVVLLVPILPRAILLLFFLASSALGELLGIPALSALLALAVAGQWLVAATRRGAGGAWLVLPRKDPHHRLTSTPDREHKMELLQEELERMEMSCLEEPSCLEQPPGMAGDTPCLAGWVSPVRGTWRTKLSSCGVMLELALGTGKRWEPKPCNPSQSLASNLSLLSPRSPCQGLTKAGQRCRKKAIPGQDFCHVHSTG; encoded by the exons atgtTGTCCCGGAGTCGCTgggctttctgtttctctgtgctactgctgggttttttgggtggCTGGGCCTCGGCACCCCCCCCAGAGGAGTCGGGGACCCCTCCGGAGCTGGGGAtccccccccacatccccttCGAGATGATCACAGGTGACGACCGGTTCCAGGCTGAAGCCACGAGCTGGGAGCTGTCGCCTCTGGACTCCTGCCACTGTCAG GTCACGGTGCGGCTCCGCTCGTCCTGTGCCGACCtgagtgaggaggaggaggaggacgcaGCCAAGCTGGGGGTGGACTTGGTCAACTGCCCGGCCAGCGCCGAGGGTCACCGGACATACCCCTGCACGCCAGACATG gaggggcaggaggaacGGCCGGCTGGGTGGCTGCGGCAGAGACCAGAGACCCCCATCCACCCCAGCCTGCAACGGCCGGCACTGGGCGAGACCCTCATCACCGACGGGCAGCACTGGGTGGCCCAGCTCATGGAGGACATCACCCAGCGGATGG GGAACGTGAGCAGCCGGGGGGCCGCGGGGCTCCGGGAAGGGCACCGGGTTGTCCTGTCTGACATCCACCACACACGTGAAAAAGATCAGGATGTCTATTCCCAGCTAG AGAGCAACCTGGCCCTTCTCCTGGCCCAGCAGCGCCGGGTGGAGGAGGTGATGGAGAAGCTGCGGCAGGTCAACCAGAGCCTGGGGCTGATGCTGGCAACCATGGAGGATGCACAGAGCCGGCTGGAGAACCATCTGCAGCATCTCCACGCTGACCTCGACCCAGCCG GTTGGAGCCCAAGTGCCATCTCCACCTGCATCCTACATGGCTCCTACTTTGTCCTGCTGGTCGTACTACTGGTGCCCATACTGCCCCGtgccatcctcctcctcttcttcctcgcCTCCAGCGCCCTGGGCGAGCTCCTTGGCATCCCGGCACTCTCTGCTCTCCTGGCCCTtgccgtggcag GGCAGTGGCTGGTGGCGGCCACCCGCCGCGGTGCTGGAGGAGCCTGGCTGGTGCTTCCCCGCAAGGACCCCCATCACCGGCTCACCTCCACCCCGGATAG GGAGCACAAAATGGAGCTgttgcaggaggagctggagaggaTGGAGATGAGCTGCCTGGAAG AGCCCTCGTGCCTGGAGCAGCCCCCAGGGATGGCAGGGGACACCCCTTGCTTAGCAGGGTGGGTGTCACCCGTCCGCGGTACCTGGAGGACAAAGCTGAGCTCGTGTGGG GTGATGCTGGAGCTGGCCCTGGGTACTGGGAAGCGCTGGGAGCCCAAACCCTGCAACCCGAGCCAGTCTCTGGCCAGCAACTT GTCCTTGCTGTCCCCACGGTCCCCATGCCAGGGGCTCACCAAGGCTGGGCAACGATGCCGGAAGAAAGCCATCCCCGGGCAGGACTTCTGCCATGTCCACAGCACCGGTTGA
- the TIGD5 gene encoding tigger transposable element-derived protein 5, translated as MPGGELEPETGGSPGDMAGGRRGGGGSGGGGGGGSSSSSGSGSGGSAGGGVSVKMSLRRAYSIKDKLQAIERVKKGERQASVCRAFGVPGGTLRGWLKDEAKLRWFLEQLGGEVGTQRKKMRLANEEEIDRAVYAWFLALRQHGVPLSGPLIQAQAEAFARQIYGPECTFKASHGWFWRWQKRHGISSQRIYGEGGLPTEAERAPAAACPEAPPVPAADAGGYGDEQIYNANVTGLYWKLLPGQTGGATAARRRPAPRERVTVLLAANLTGSHKLKPLVVGGLRDPPSLRHHNQDKFPACYRYSPEARLGPALLRAWFFEDFVPGVKRYLRRSCLQQKAVLLLSSPPPPSGTGPEDSPPLQTPDGSIRALFLSKGPAGSGSAGGGGRIPAPLEQGVVSAFKQLYKRELLRLAVSCAAGGGGGSGGPMDFVRSFLLKDMLYLAGLSWDLIPPGSIEKCWLLGLRAAFEPQPGEEEHGDPPRGDEGGGDSKVFSDLTHLAALAYKRLAPEEVADWLHLDDAAPGTEEDDGEEDAEEEGPGGCGGEEDEEEAAAGDGGGRRGGEGGDALLPTAREAIKGLETALRWLEGQDPRQVGPLKLVQLRSLISMAQRLHRGGSPHS; from the coding sequence ATGCCCGGGGGGGAGCTGGAACCGGAGACGGGTGGGAGTCCGGGAGATAtggcgggagggcggcgggggggcggcggcagcggtggtggtggtggtggtggtagtagtagtagtagtggTAGTGGTAGCGGTGGTAGCGCAGGCGGTGGGGTTTCGGTGAAGATGTCGCTGCGCCGGGCTTACTCCATCAAGGACAAGTTACAGGCCATCGAGCGGGTGAAGAAGGGCGAACGGCAGGCGTCGGTGTGTCGGGCCTTCGGGGTGCCGGGGGGTACGTTGAGGGGTTGGCTGAAGGACGAGGCCAAGCTGCGGTGGTTCCTGGAGCAGCTGGGGGGTGAGGTGGGCACCCAGCGCAAGAAGATGAGGTTGGCTAACGAGGAGGAGATCGACCGCGCCGTCTACGCCTGGTTCCTCGCCCTCCGCCAGCATGGCGTCCCCCTCTCCGGCCCCCTCATCCAAGCCCAAGCCGAGGCCTTCGCCCGGCAGATCTACGGTCCCGAGTGTACCTTCAAGGCCAGCCACGGGTGGTTTTGGCGCTGGCAGAAGCGTCACGGCATCTCCAGCCAACGCATCTACGGCGAGGGCGGCCTCCCCACCGAAGCCGAGagggctcccgccgccgcctgccccgAGGCCCCGCCGGTGCCGGCCGCCGACGCCGGGGGTTACGGCGACGAGCAGATCTACAACGCCAACGTCACCGGGCTCTACTGGAAGCTGCTGCCGGGGCAGACCGGCGGGGCGacggcggcgcggcggcggccaGCTCCCCGCGAGCGGGTCACCGTGTTGCTGGCCGCCAATTTGACCGGCTCCCACAAGCTCAAGCCGCTGGTGGTCGGGGGCCTTCGCGATCCCCCCAGCCTCCGCCATCACAACCAGGACAAATTCCCCGCTTGCTACCGCTACAGCCCAGAGGCCAGGCTGGGGCCGGCCCTTCTCCGGGCTTGGTTCTTTGAGGACTTTGTGCCGGGCGTCAAACGTTACCTGCGCcggagctgcctgcagcagaaggCCGTGCTGCTGCTCAGCTCGCCGCCACCCCCCTCCGGGACGGGGCCTGAGGATTCCCCCCCACTGCAGACGCCTGACGGCTCCATCCGCGCCCTCTTCCTCTCCAAGGGCCCTGCTGGGAGCGGCtcggctggaggaggaggccgaATCCCGGccccgctggagcagggggtggTATCCGCCTTCAAGCAGCTCTACAAGCGGGAATTGCTGCGCCTGGCCGTCTCGtgcgcggccggcggcggcggtggctCAGGTGGCCCCATGGACTTTGTGCGGTCCTTCCTCCTCAAGGACATGTTGTACCTGGCCGGCCTCTCCTGGGATCTCATCCCTCCCGGCTCCATCGAGaagtgctggctgctggggctgcgCGCCGCTTTCGAGCCCCAGCCCGGGGAGGAAGAGCACGGAGATCCCCCGCGCGGGGACGAAGGCGGTGGGGACAGCAAAGTCTTTAGCGACCTGACCCACCTGGCCGCGTTGGCCTACAAGCGCTTGGCTCCCGAGGAGGTGGCCGACTGGTTGCACTTGGATGATGCGGCCCCGGGTACGGAGGAGGACGATGGGGAAGAGGATGCTGAGGAGGAAGGTCCCGGGGGctgtgggggagaggaggatgaggaagaggcAGCTGCCGGAGATGGGGGTGGCAgaaggggtggggaaggaggggatgcctTGCTACCCACAGCTCGGGAAGCCATCAAAGGTCTGGAGACGGCGCTGCGCTGGCTGGAGGGTCAGGACCCCCGGCAAGTGGGGCCGCTGAAGCTGGTGCAGCTCCGCTCCCTCATCAGCATGGCCCAGCGGCTGCACCGCGGCGGCAGCCCCCATTCCTAG
- the LOC138684848 gene encoding protein brambleberry-like isoform X1, whose protein sequence is MLSRSRWAFCFSVLLLGFLGGWASAPPPEESGTPPELGIPPHIPFEMITGDDRFQAEATSWELSPLDSCHCQVTVRLRSSCADLSEEEEEDAAKLGVDLVNCPASAEGHRTYPCTPDMEGQEERPAGWLRQRPETPIHPSLQRPALGETLITDGQHWVAQLMEDITQRMGNVSSRGAAGLREGHRVVLSDIHHTREKDQDVYSQLESNLALLLAQQRRVEEVMEKLRQVNQSLGLMLATMEDAQSRLENHLQHLHADLDPAGELETGAGGWMGAGGCQRQALAPCPAGWSPSAISTCILHGSYFVLLVVLLVPILPRAILLLFFLASSALGELLGIPALSALLALAVAGQWLVAATRRGAGGAWLVLPRKDPHHRLTSTPDREHKMELLQEELERMEMSCLEEPSCLEQPPGMAGDTPCLAGWVSPVRGTWRTKLSSCGVMLELALGTGKRWEPKPCNPSQSLASNLSLLSPRSPCQGLTKAGQRCRKKAIPGQDFCHVHSTG, encoded by the exons atgtTGTCCCGGAGTCGCTgggctttctgtttctctgtgctactgctgggttttttgggtggCTGGGCCTCGGCACCCCCCCCAGAGGAGTCGGGGACCCCTCCGGAGCTGGGGAtccccccccacatccccttCGAGATGATCACAGGTGACGACCGGTTCCAGGCTGAAGCCACGAGCTGGGAGCTGTCGCCTCTGGACTCCTGCCACTGTCAG GTCACGGTGCGGCTCCGCTCGTCCTGTGCCGACCtgagtgaggaggaggaggaggacgcaGCCAAGCTGGGGGTGGACTTGGTCAACTGCCCGGCCAGCGCCGAGGGTCACCGGACATACCCCTGCACGCCAGACATG gaggggcaggaggaacGGCCGGCTGGGTGGCTGCGGCAGAGACCAGAGACCCCCATCCACCCCAGCCTGCAACGGCCGGCACTGGGCGAGACCCTCATCACCGACGGGCAGCACTGGGTGGCCCAGCTCATGGAGGACATCACCCAGCGGATGG GGAACGTGAGCAGCCGGGGGGCCGCGGGGCTCCGGGAAGGGCACCGGGTTGTCCTGTCTGACATCCACCACACACGTGAAAAAGATCAGGATGTCTATTCCCAGCTAG AGAGCAACCTGGCCCTTCTCCTGGCCCAGCAGCGCCGGGTGGAGGAGGTGATGGAGAAGCTGCGGCAGGTCAACCAGAGCCTGGGGCTGATGCTGGCAACCATGGAGGATGCACAGAGCCGGCTGGAGAACCATCTGCAGCATCTCCACGCTGACCTCGACCCAGCCGGTGAGCTGGAGACGGGTGCTGGAGGGTGGATGGGTGCCGGTGGGTGCCAACGCCAGGCTCTTGCTCCCTGTCCCGCAGGTTGGAGCCCAAGTGCCATCTCCACCTGCATCCTACATGGCTCCTACTTTGTCCTGCTGGTCGTACTACTGGTGCCCATACTGCCCCGtgccatcctcctcctcttcttcctcgcCTCCAGCGCCCTGGGCGAGCTCCTTGGCATCCCGGCACTCTCTGCTCTCCTGGCCCTtgccgtggcag GGCAGTGGCTGGTGGCGGCCACCCGCCGCGGTGCTGGAGGAGCCTGGCTGGTGCTTCCCCGCAAGGACCCCCATCACCGGCTCACCTCCACCCCGGATAG GGAGCACAAAATGGAGCTgttgcaggaggagctggagaggaTGGAGATGAGCTGCCTGGAAG AGCCCTCGTGCCTGGAGCAGCCCCCAGGGATGGCAGGGGACACCCCTTGCTTAGCAGGGTGGGTGTCACCCGTCCGCGGTACCTGGAGGACAAAGCTGAGCTCGTGTGGG GTGATGCTGGAGCTGGCCCTGGGTACTGGGAAGCGCTGGGAGCCCAAACCCTGCAACCCGAGCCAGTCTCTGGCCAGCAACTT GTCCTTGCTGTCCCCACGGTCCCCATGCCAGGGGCTCACCAAGGCTGGGCAACGATGCCGGAAGAAAGCCATCCCCGGGCAGGACTTCTGCCATGTCCACAGCACCGGTTGA